CAGTTTTTCCCCCATTTCAGTGTTTTGTAATATCTATACAAAGGATATATTCCAAAGTGGTCcatgtacatgtttgaataCAAGTATGTGTGTGTTAACATACCTAGGCAGTATTCTTCAATTAGGTGTAATTTTGTAGTAGAGTCACACACCACCCCCACACAGGTTTGATGATGTGGGCATCTATTTTTATATTcttttatttgattattataaTGCTGTTAGTTTTCACTTCAGAATATGTAAATTCTTGTATTCCTGTACATATAACTCTGTATACAGTTAAGTTATTAGTCCAGAAAACTGATGTGTGTTAATGTCCATCAGTCAACCAGCAAGTGTAGACAATAATATTTATACCACGGCTAGACCgacgacttggccaatcagaggccttgatttcagttggttatatggaaccataacccactctttcttagggaTGTGACCTATATTACACTCACCACTTAATTTGCATGCAACACACAAAATCTTGAAAaagatccgtttgagccaatcacaccatagtataagtaagatagacaacttgttcggtagggttatgtgccaaaaatTTGGGGGCTCTGCCCCCTCatttattggcacataaccctcctGAACTTGTTGACTATCTATTACAATTCATTTGCTTGATGAGTTGAAAGTCAAATCATTTTATAGAGAGACAGAAATATACACTATGTGTCTGCCCTCGGTATTTCATCATCATGCACTTACATGGTGCATGGACAGTGATTTGCATGACTGCATATAAGTATTATGCTATGGACAGTGCATTGTCTGACTCTTACcagcattgctacattgtatcaccCAAAGGTACAAAAGAAtcataaacattgctacattgtattatctGACCAGACAAAAATGTAAgtacaattattacattttaatccttGTTGGATACAGATCGACTAAAATTAATTAgggcaaagaaaatgtagcaatattggtaagatttttgttgaaccagagaTAGAGTCAGACAACATGTTGTTCAGGTTCACTGGCTTCTATTGTATGTAACACATTGactattgtatatatacaatgtagggGACGTTTTGGatcatttgaaaatgtttttatacTAAAATAATGTGACAAGTAAAAAGTCAAGTGATTGATTTGATTCATAATGCTAATCAGCCAAAAAGTCATTTCATATCCATTGAAAAAATCACACACTATCAGAAACCgaaatatttattaaaagtaCAGGAATTTAACACAAAGAGtgcaaaaatataaacaagatCCACAAATTATCACACCTGGCTCACTAGAAGATTTAATAACCATGCCATGTGCACACTTCTGTGTTTTGTATACCTAattgactaatttgcatattgcgaATATGGAAATGAATGCTTAGAATACCAAAAGGAAAGCGTCACATCAAAGTAGCAGTTTCTATTCAGTTTCCACATTTGTGAAAAGGCATAGTAAAAGTAACAGTCAAGTTTGCTGTTTGCTCACTGAAGTATGTTAAAATTTATTAAGACTTAGTTAATTCAGTAGTTGCGACTGGAATGCACGCTACTGGATTGTGTGAGTAAGGCAAACAGCTGATTTTTAAAGTACAGAATATTGACAAAAATGTCTGCAAAAGCCAAAAGGAATCAAGAAtgtttttgacttgttttctttAGTTGGATATTTATAGGaagatttgtaaataaatttgaaaacaacactGTATTAAAACAACTCTGAAAAACCACAGCACTGTATGTACTTTTACACTTTTATTTACAGaataaacaactttttttaaagaatatttaaatatatgcaGTGTTTGTGTCCAAGttactggtatatatatgtatatgtaatgtctGTGTCTAAGTTTTtggtatacatgtgtatgtgtatatgcaatGTTTGTGTCTAAAATActggtcaatctgattaaaatctgatgtcacagtggtgaaagtggctagatgtctttttTTACCTCTGTTTGTtaccatcgttttgtgtcgtttacTTTGTTCTGGTTGATCGCTGCCTTTGTTACtggtatacatatgtatatacaatgcctgtctctctgtctctgttatgtacatatgcatgtgcAATGTCTGTGTCTGAGATACtggtatatatgtgtgtaggtGAATTTCAGAATGGAAGGGTGTAAGTTACCTTGCCTGTGACTTACTCTCATAATTAAGAACTATGACAGTAATATGGGATAAGTTAGCCACTGGTGACTTGGGAACAAAGTTTAATACCGGGATAAGTTAGCCACTGGTGACTTAGGAACAAAGTTTGATACCAGGATAAGTTAGCCACTGACTTGGGAAGAAAGATTGAAACCGGGATAAGTTAGCCACTGGTGACTTGGGAAGAAAGATTGATACCAGGATAAGTTAGCCACTGGTGACTTGGGAACAAAGTTTGATACCGGGATAAGTTAGCCACTGTGACTTGGGAACAAAGTTTGATACCGGAATAAGTAAGCCACTGGTGACTTGGGAAGAAAGATTGATACCAGGATAAGTTAGCCACTGTGACTTGGGAACAAAGTTTATAACCGGAATAAGTTAGCCACTGGAGACTTGGGAACAAAGATTGATACCAGGATAAGTTAGCCACTGGTGACGTGGGAACAAAGTTTGATGAGGAATTCCTATCAGGATAGGTTAATCACTGTGCACTGTGACGTATAGCTCTTGGAAACAGGATGTGATCCTTTCAACATTTTAGACCAACTATATGTGTATCGGTGATAAACTCATTTGCCATGAACTATTTTCTAACTCcatatgcaaaaataaatagtcATCAAATAACATGGTAATTAGCTATGcattttttcactttatttcaaagaaGCACAACCTGTTCTCTGTCAGGTATgcacataaaaacaaaataaaccatatTAACTCTCTAGAGGGCAGTAGTTGAGTAGCCTGAAAAATCAGCAGTTACAGCACAGACAAATAACtctttacttgtctgtggttatagGTAGGCTTCTCATCCCTTTCCGCAAAGGGGAAAGGATGATAaggatgcccccccccccccaacatttTAGTCTCTACATTGGATAGCCCACATCATTTCTATTAaatctgttaccatgacaacagtatcATAAATTGTTAAAAGTAATATTCCCATCAATAAATGCAATTTCAAACAGTTTTCTGATATTAAAACAGGATCCAAGCGTTTATTTCATCCACAATGTTTGGCAAGTCAATGACGCAGTGTTAAAATTACAACCCTTATGTTTGGGTTTCAAAGAATAAAATGATTAATGCTGGTTAATATCCTCTCAGgaatgttgtatatttcaacAATATAAAAGTTAGACAGTGAAAACTACATTTGACAACAAAAAGATTAGTATAGAAAGCTCCATGGTCAGACAAACGAGCCGTATCAATATAGTTAACAGTCTATACACTATAATACCGTAGTGATATATTAAGTTGAACTTGACTCACAATCAATGGGGAATGGCACTCAAATGAGGAAATGAAgcaattttcataaaatatgggctctggagagtcatttcatgattttacatcatctacaattgcaatttcagagaaacatcaatttgatcttgtgcctttatatgACAGCTGTTTTACACTGATGTGTATAGcatttttgtactcatgaatattcagtgtgcaaccattgaatacattatttctgttgactcccatgatgcaatagccaaATGTCAAAGATACTCTATACAGGCAcaagatcaatttgatgtttctctgaaattgctagtaattgtaggtgatgtaaaatcatgaaatgactctccagaacaaACAGTTTATGAAATTGTCTCTATTTGagggagtggtgttcccctttaatgctAGTCGAAGTGATGAAATCATCAACTGTAATTTCTAAAATTCTGCACTGTAACCCCTTTGTAATTAAGTCTTACAGTTACTGGCCTACATGTAGACTCCAAGGACTTATGTATGCTACCGTTCTATTTGCTTTTTTAActcacattttgattttttgaatttcactTCCTCATCTACAATGATAGCTGTGTCACGCTGGTCTCGATGGCCATTCCTGTATAGTCCGTTATTGCTCAAATACATAATAAAACATTCTTGAATCGTGCGATCAGCTCACACGCTGAATACACAATTAAGCATTGTCATGGAAATGTGACCTAACTCTAAATTACATACATCATATTCAATTCATGTGCTGCTAATATTTTGTGGTGTGGCATGGCTTGTGGACCAGTGAAACACTGCAAACCCCATAGACGAGGAAGGACAGTGAAAtccaaaatcaaaatgtcagttggTACAGCAAGTAGAGTGGTAGTGCTAGTCCTTCAAATCTACAGGAAGTCTTATTATGTATGAAACATATCCTCTGGAAATATAAGTTTGGGAGATATAAACAAGTGTTTGTTATAACAAAGCGTCCACTCTAACAGAGTTCATTACAAAGAGGTTACAATCTAACAATCACTCAATCAGTAAGGTTACACCTTGTAcatactaatataatatcaacgaGTCGTctgttttgaatatatttgaaaaaaaatagtgtctTTATCTGGGTTCTCAACATTACAACAATAGCTTAGTATTCTACATTATATGTATCACTACActccataattatataaatatctaCTCTGtataaggtatgccatgacagggcgccctcatgcatcaATCACCCCTTTCAGTGGTAGCTGATAGGTGTTGCTATCATACAAATGTGTCTAGTCTGtataaggtatgccatgacagggcgccctcatgcatcggtcaacccctttgAGTGGTAATTGATAAGCGTTccatgacatgtcatatcttaaagactaataaatgtcatgtcattttgTTATCATGATTTCTAGAATGAAATATGTTAATGTTGTCATATTTTGATAACTAATGAAAACAATTCTGCTATGACAGCCTTGCTGTCTTTGTACCAACACCACTAAaccaatgacaaaatataaacttttaATACATTTCACAACCAGTAAACATGGTGGGTAGTTAATTAGTCTCCCTCTATCAAAACCGTGGTGTTCTGCCAACTATAAACCCTATCCCCTCATATCCAATGTAGCGGCACAATTAATGTCCTATATCAAAGCACAGCAGTCATCTGCTTCATATACACGCATGCCTCTGGCTTCCTAGTTTAAAAAATCTAGCCAATAACTGAGggtgtttaaaaaaaactttgtaTCTGAGCAGATATGTACATGATAGGCAGAATACTTTCCCCCAAAGGAACTCGGGTGCCATGCGAACAAGTTAAATCTAACAAGGTGATTGGAATTTGGAAGGGATAAGAACTTACATAGTGACTGTGATATAGCAAATCTTGTTTGTCACGGCAATAAACTAGAAACACTTCAAGACATATGAGATGACCTCTGAACTTTAAAGAGTAAGATTGTACCAAATTACAAAAGATGGAGGGACGACAGGATTTAAAAGAACGCGGTTTTGGTTCAGAAGTCAATAATTTCATGACAATTATTTGATGTGGCAGTTTGGAAGATTACTGATATGTTagatttaattattcatgtaTTAAAGAGTTTAAATTATCACGAGAAAGAATAATTTAAAATAGattatttcataaaaacaaaagaggaaaaaatacatttcaaaaacttGACAAATCCTTGGATTTGAAGAAATTGAGAGAGACTAATGCCATTTGTAATTCCTTCCGTGTAAGTTTTCACTTTATTTAAGTATGAAAGAGGTACGATATGGGGATACGGTAAATGTAAGGAACTTTTTCACATACAGTGGTAACAGTAACACTGTTGATGTGAAGTTCGTTTACATATAGCCATGTGGTAACACTGTTGATGTGGGGTTCTTTTACATACAGCCATGTGGTAGTGCTGTTGATGTGGAGTTCTTTTACATACAGCCATGTGGTAATACTGTCAATGTTGAGCTCTTGTACATCAAACCAAGTGTTCAAAGTACTGTTGAGTTCTTCCACAAGGTAACACCATCCTGTGTTCTGTTTTTTCATACAGCTGTGGTACTAAACTCCAACCTCACATTTACAGCAAATACCAAAAACACAGCTGTTACGATTCCTTCCCATTCAACAGTGTAATAACTCCAATGCAACAATGCCATGACAAAAGTCAAGGTAAAAGTCTGACAACATTTGACCTGTAGTCTTGGGCATAGTCAGCAGCCATATATTTCCTActttcatacaaaaaaaaaacaccactcCAAACTCTATAGCACAATGGAGGTTGATATTAAACCATATCATAGAAGATAGAAAAATACTCCATCAGTCCCTGAGACCCATTTTTGATACTTGGCGCTGTGCCCACGACATAACAATCATACTTGTACCATTGGCTAGAAAACTACGGATTGATCCTGGAAGAATGCCACGATACAGACCAAAGAATCCACCACGCTCTCGGACAACAAGACGCATTCTTTGTAACACAGGCATATCCCTGTATAAGAGAACATAGTTACATTGTAATCAATTACACAGAATTATACccacaaacacaaaaataagtaaaaatgGACAAAAAGAGGTAAAAAAATTCATTTCTACTGGGGTTGCAGTATACTTACTTTCCATAATTGCCTTGAACCTGTGATTTCATATATTCCAATGGCCAGACTATCCACCAGGCTAGAGTACCAATGTTAAGGAAAACATTTCcatataacctttgacctttttcTCAGAAGAATATGCATACTGTAAATAAAATGGATGGTTATGCAAGATGGTATGAAAGGATGGTGAAAACTATTTGATATTCAATATTGACAAAATTTAACCAACTTGGCAATCTTTTGTCTTGACACAAAATTATACTATGTGTATTGTGCACACACCCCTAGTCAAAATAAGTAAATCTGACATTTTGAGAGAGATCCCTTCCACCCTTCCGGTAAAGATGATATGAACTAAGACAGAAAGACTGAAATAGAAATAACCTGTTATCTATTTATCTGAGCAAAAGTATAGGTTGCCtacataaacaataaacaattttgaaaggtttgtcCAACCTCTAttataaatttaatataaaGACAGAAGTTTTGTTGTGGGTTAAAATGATAATGGTTTCCATGTAGTCACATGGTAAATGAttggagaacaccaaatttggtgaGTCACATATTAATTATTCTGTGCCAGTGATACACCAAGTTGGCTTTTATTGAAGCCAAAACAAGGATGAACTATGACTATGGTACATCCATTCTGATattgtgacctttgaactctcaCTAGGGCTTATCCATTGGTCTGGTGACTGGTATTTAGCCAATAAAAGGATATGTTGCAGCGGTGCCTGATGCAATAAAtgggccaatcagaggcctttgAAAGAGTTCATTGAAGTGTCTTCTTCCAGAGTCTATAAGTATGAAGTAAGTGGTCATTAAGCCCATTGTCCTACACCAGGTTACACCAAAACCCTGTAAAGGTACAAAAGTAATAACCATAATTACACATTTAATTAAGAAAATTCTAGTATTATGACTAATTTAACTCTAAaatttatttagtttatttaGCTCAAACATAGATTTcacaaaaatcatgaaattgggtggggttggggtgggtGGGATGGAATCACTTTCACGAGTAAATTCTGTACGACCATAGGTAATAAAGGTAGATTTATTGTGAATCAATACCTTTAGTCACAAAAATTGACAtggctatgtgtatactgtagTTAAAACACATTTATCCGCCAAAATAAAGTGGtgcaaaaaatgtgaaaaaaagttGTCTGCTAAAACTTTTGtgtaccaaaataaatatattcatggtaTTTGGCAGAATAGACAAAGAATGCAAGTTCTGTTCTGATCAACAACAAGCATCACATTTGACGAGGCTGGCATGCCTAGTGAAATCACCATACAATTAGTACATGTTGAAAGTAGCTGTAAAATATTGAACAATGGAGAAAGTTGGTGATTGTTTGGTCAGCTACCGTGCAGCTTTCCCAAACATGCCTGACCTTACTACTATTGATCTTATGGATATGGAAATAGTCACCTTGTAAAGTCCTTTAAACTGCCAGGTCTGTCCAGtttgtcttcggatctgagaaCAGTAAGAAGGAAATTTGTTATTCTTTAATCTCAGAATACAGAAATACAATTGAACACTGTCTTATAATTGATATACAGATTTatcctgtttttcccaactttaatattttgtgcacacacccccaccacacacacacacacacacacacacacacacacacacacacacacacacacacacacacacacacacacacacacacacacacacacacacacacacacacacacacacacacacacacacacacacacacacacacacacaccactacCGGGGGCGCCATAGAAAAAAAGAGGATCAACAGTTTCAATGTCAAACTAATATTTGAGGTGGACATAAAAACTAGCATTGCCTTCTTCATGTTGTTTAAACA
The Glandiceps talaboti chromosome 6, keGlaTala1.1, whole genome shotgun sequence genome window above contains:
- the LOC144436264 gene encoding mitochondrial substrate carrier family protein S-like, translating into MTHNEDRSHWVKEGAIGLGVGILYGTTNVAVGHPFDTVKTKMQAQQGFESSGMFRTFVKTLRTQGLIGLYRGCIPPLWGSGIYRSTQFAVFEAGYTYLDSSFGKWEFPLTGGVQMRVVIAGMIASTSRAIIECPLELAKIRRQTGQTWQFKGLYKGFGVTWCRTMGLMTTYFILIDSGRRHFNELFQRPLIGPFIASGTAATLAWWIVWPLEYMKSQVQGNYGKDMPVLQRMRLVVRERGGFFGLYRGILPGSIRSFLANGTSMIVMSWAQRQVSKMGLRD